The Amycolatopsis viridis genome window below encodes:
- a CDS encoding TMEM165/GDT1 family protein — translation MSTALLALLSAYVLVLAVELPDKTMIATLVLTTRFRAWPVLAGVSLAFAVQSTIAVLFGKALTLLPESLVATVVAALFAIGAVLLLREGFSTPDESGEDAARQGVRPVSFLRAAATSFGVLFAAEWGDASQLATAGLTARYGHPLMVFTGSLLALLTVAAIAVFVGHKVRGRLKPKLLQRVAGFVFVAFALVAAWQAVTA, via the coding sequence GTGAGTACCGCACTGCTGGCACTGCTCAGCGCGTACGTGCTCGTCCTGGCCGTCGAACTGCCGGACAAGACGATGATCGCCACGCTGGTGCTGACCACGCGGTTCCGCGCGTGGCCGGTCCTGGCCGGGGTGTCGCTGGCGTTCGCCGTGCAGTCCACGATCGCGGTGCTGTTCGGCAAGGCGCTGACGCTGCTGCCGGAGAGCCTGGTCGCGACCGTCGTCGCCGCGCTGTTCGCGATCGGGGCGGTCCTGCTGCTGCGCGAGGGCTTCTCGACACCGGACGAAAGCGGTGAGGACGCGGCGCGCCAGGGCGTGCGGCCGGTGTCGTTCCTGCGCGCCGCGGCCACCTCGTTCGGCGTGTTGTTCGCCGCGGAGTGGGGTGACGCGTCGCAGCTGGCCACGGCCGGGCTGACCGCCCGGTACGGCCACCCGCTGATGGTGTTCACCGGCTCGCTGCTCGCGTTGCTCACGGTCGCGGCGATCGCGGTGTTCGTCGGGCACAAGGTGCGCGGCCGGCTCAAGCCGAAGCTGCTGCAGCGCGTCGCCGGTTTCGTCTTCGTCGCGTTCGCCCTGGTGGCGGCGTGGCAGGCGGTCACCGCCTGA
- a CDS encoding cytochrome ubiquinol oxidase subunit I — MDVLQLARWQFGITTVYHFLMVPLTIGLSVLVAGMQTAWVRTGEQRYYKMTKFWGKLLLVNFAMGVVTGIVQEFQFGMNWNAYSRFVGDVFGAPLAMEGLVAFFVESTFLGLWIFGWDRLPKKVHLACAWAFSLATIASAYFILAANSWMQHPVGAEIVNGKPTLRSIWAVLTNNTALAAIPHTIAGAFSVAAAFLVGIGAWHLWRKRRSDDEHRSVWRSSIRLGGWTGIVAFAVLAITGDTQGKLMFEQQPMKMASAEALCHTEQPASFSIVAIGDVTAQNCEDVKTFTVPALLSFLAHNDFRTEVKGVEDLVTQYQAHYGTNYPDDPALGELAGKPIDYVPNLAVTYWGFRIMIGFGAISAGTGLLALWLTRRGRIPEGRWFPRLALLSIATPFIGNSAGWIFTEMGRQPFVVVPNPSGVDGVWMFTAQAVSRLSTGEVWTSLLALTSLYAVLGVVEVFLMRKYVRGGIDGVIPPEHNDEEGKQALAFAY, encoded by the coding sequence GTGGACGTGCTCCAGCTGGCGCGGTGGCAGTTCGGGATCACCACCGTCTACCACTTCCTCATGGTCCCGCTCACCATCGGACTGTCGGTCCTCGTCGCGGGAATGCAGACCGCCTGGGTCCGCACCGGTGAGCAGCGCTACTACAAGATGACCAAGTTCTGGGGGAAGCTGCTGCTGGTCAACTTCGCGATGGGTGTCGTGACCGGCATCGTGCAGGAGTTCCAGTTCGGCATGAACTGGAACGCCTACTCCCGCTTCGTCGGCGACGTGTTCGGCGCGCCGCTCGCGATGGAGGGACTGGTCGCGTTCTTCGTCGAATCCACGTTCCTCGGCCTGTGGATCTTCGGCTGGGACCGGCTGCCGAAGAAGGTCCACCTGGCCTGCGCCTGGGCGTTCTCGCTGGCCACGATCGCCTCCGCGTACTTCATCCTGGCCGCCAACTCGTGGATGCAGCACCCGGTCGGCGCCGAGATCGTCAACGGCAAGCCCACGTTGCGGTCCATCTGGGCGGTGCTGACCAACAACACCGCGCTGGCCGCGATCCCGCACACCATCGCCGGCGCCTTCTCGGTCGCCGCGGCCTTCCTCGTCGGGATCGGCGCCTGGCACCTGTGGCGCAAGCGCCGGAGCGACGACGAGCACCGGTCGGTGTGGCGCTCGTCGATCCGGCTCGGCGGCTGGACCGGGATCGTCGCGTTCGCCGTGCTCGCCATCACCGGCGACACCCAGGGCAAGCTGATGTTCGAGCAGCAGCCGATGAAGATGGCCTCGGCCGAGGCGCTGTGCCACACCGAGCAGCCCGCCAGCTTCTCGATCGTCGCGATCGGCGACGTGACCGCGCAGAACTGCGAGGACGTCAAGACGTTCACCGTGCCGGCGCTGCTGTCCTTCCTCGCGCACAACGACTTCCGCACCGAGGTCAAGGGCGTGGAGGACCTGGTGACCCAGTACCAGGCCCACTACGGCACGAACTACCCGGACGACCCGGCGCTCGGCGAACTGGCCGGCAAACCGATCGACTACGTGCCGAACCTGGCGGTGACCTACTGGGGCTTCCGCATCATGATCGGCTTCGGGGCGATCTCGGCCGGTACCGGCCTGCTGGCGCTGTGGCTGACGCGCCGGGGGCGGATACCGGAGGGGAGGTGGTTCCCGCGCCTGGCCCTGCTGAGCATCGCCACACCGTTCATCGGCAACAGCGCGGGCTGGATCTTCACCGAGATGGGACGGCAGCCGTTCGTCGTGGTGCCCAACCCGTCCGGTGTGGACGGAGTGTGGATGTTCACCGCGCAGGCCGTGTCCCGGCTCTCCACCGGCGAGGTGTGGACCTCGCTGCTCGCGCTGACCAGCCTCTACGCCGTACTGGGCGTGGTCGAGGTCTTCCTGATGCGCAAGTACGTCCGCGGCGGGATCGACGGTGTCATCCCTCCGGAGCACAACGACGAAGAGGGCAAGCAGGCACTTGCCTTCGCCTACTAG
- a CDS encoding helix-turn-helix domain-containing protein yields MTAEGSLTLDRGLALLQAVADADGDAATISELAAAIGASRAAVYRLLVPLTERGLVWRDGSKVRLGAGLLRLAGQVVPQLREAARPVLRELAEACGATAHLSIAEGDLVEPLVTVEPSGTDFHVAYRVGARHPIGVGAAGKAMALRRGGRGWVVVTGEPQRGTSGVAAPVRGVPGLRAAVGVIALGPVDTETVGPRVAEAAAAVAEVLRGR; encoded by the coding sequence GTGACCGCGGAAGGCTCGCTGACCCTCGACCGCGGCCTGGCGCTGCTGCAGGCCGTGGCCGACGCCGACGGTGACGCGGCGACCATCTCCGAACTGGCCGCCGCGATCGGCGCGAGCCGCGCCGCCGTCTACCGGCTGCTGGTGCCGCTGACCGAGCGCGGGCTGGTGTGGCGCGACGGCAGCAAGGTCCGGCTGGGTGCCGGGTTGCTGCGGCTGGCCGGTCAGGTTGTCCCGCAGCTGCGTGAGGCGGCCCGCCCGGTGCTGCGGGAGCTGGCCGAGGCCTGCGGTGCGACCGCGCACCTGTCGATCGCCGAAGGCGATCTGGTCGAGCCGCTGGTCACCGTCGAGCCGTCCGGGACCGACTTCCACGTCGCCTACCGGGTCGGCGCTCGCCACCCGATCGGCGTCGGCGCGGCCGGCAAGGCGATGGCGCTGCGCCGCGGCGGCCGCGGCTGGGTGGTGGTCACCGGCGAACCCCAGCGTGGGACCTCGGGCGTGGCCGCGCCGGTGCGTGGGGTGCCGGGCCTGCGCGCCGCGGTCGGGGTGATCGCGCTCGGCCCGGTCGACACCGAGACCGTGGGGCCGCGGGTGGCCGAGGCGGCCGCCGCGGTCGCCGAGGTGCTGCGCGGGCGCTGA
- the cydB gene encoding cytochrome d ubiquinol oxidase subunit II produces the protein MSLETIWFCVIVLFWLGYLFLEGFDFGVGMLLPVLGRDDTERRVLINTIGPVWDGNEVWLIVAAGAMFAAFPSWYASLFSAAYLPLLLVLLALIGRGVAFEYRGKVDSVRWRRNWDRVIVIGSWIPPLGVGLLLTTTVLGLPLDAHGNRVGGAFEAVRWDTLLGALAVVGFALVHGAAFLALKTAGELRERARTFAVRALPVALLPLFGLLVVVQWGAGALWTLVALVVAAVAAVTAWRKLVADRDGQAFAALGVTIAAAVVTLFGALYPDVLPSTLGAANSLTVANTASSPYTLTVMTWVGAFGAPAVLVYQGWTYWVFRKRISTAHVPPVHTP, from the coding sequence ATGAGCCTGGAAACGATCTGGTTCTGCGTCATCGTGCTCTTCTGGCTGGGATACCTGTTCCTGGAGGGCTTCGACTTCGGCGTCGGCATGCTGCTGCCGGTTCTCGGCCGGGACGACACCGAGCGACGGGTGCTGATCAACACGATCGGCCCGGTGTGGGACGGCAACGAGGTCTGGCTGATCGTCGCGGCCGGCGCCATGTTCGCGGCCTTCCCCAGCTGGTACGCGTCGCTGTTCTCGGCCGCCTACCTGCCGTTGCTGCTGGTGTTGCTCGCGTTGATCGGCCGCGGTGTCGCGTTCGAGTACCGCGGCAAGGTCGACTCGGTCCGCTGGCGGCGCAACTGGGACCGGGTCATCGTGATCGGCTCGTGGATCCCGCCGCTGGGCGTCGGCCTGCTGCTGACCACCACCGTCCTCGGCCTGCCGCTGGACGCGCACGGAAACCGCGTCGGCGGCGCGTTCGAGGCGGTGCGGTGGGACACGCTGCTCGGTGCGCTCGCGGTCGTCGGGTTCGCGCTCGTGCACGGCGCCGCGTTCCTCGCGCTGAAGACGGCGGGTGAGCTTCGGGAGCGGGCGCGGACGTTCGCCGTCCGCGCGCTGCCGGTCGCGTTGCTGCCGCTGTTCGGGCTGCTGGTGGTCGTCCAGTGGGGTGCGGGTGCACTGTGGACGCTCGTCGCGCTGGTGGTCGCCGCGGTGGCGGCGGTGACCGCGTGGCGCAAGCTGGTGGCCGACCGGGACGGGCAGGCGTTCGCCGCACTCGGGGTCACCATCGCGGCGGCCGTGGTCACGCTGTTCGGCGCGCTCTACCCGGACGTGCTGCCTTCGACGCTCGGCGCGGCGAACTCGCTGACGGTCGCGAACACCGCGTCCAGCCCGTACACCCTGACCGTGATGACCTGGGTCGGCGCGTTCGGTGCCCCCGCCGTGCTGGTCTACCAGGGCTGGACGTACTGGGTGTTCCGCAAGCGGATCAGCACCGCCCACGTCCCGCCGGTGCACACCCCATGA
- a CDS encoding NmrA/HSCARG family protein — MSELVLVTGATGQQGGAVARRLLAEGRRVRALTRDPTRAGALAEAGAEVVRGDLADEASLAAAMTGATAVFSVHPGPLAPGQDEVRDGKLVVDTARAAGVRHVVYSSALAADIVQPGKWELEQYLAASGLPYTILRPSSFMENYLNPLFGLRDGALRTALAPHVRQQLIALDDIAALAVAGFDGRLDGRTLALAGDARTPGELAAAISAALGVTVPYEQLPIEELRKINARFARGYEYLNNNPEPTVDIAALRALHPGLMTFADWLDRAGAAQLNAIFGAAKQNVSPAQK; from the coding sequence ATGAGTGAGCTGGTCCTGGTCACCGGAGCCACCGGACAGCAGGGTGGAGCCGTGGCCCGGCGGTTGCTGGCGGAGGGCCGCCGGGTCCGTGCACTGACGCGCGATCCGACGCGGGCCGGTGCGCTGGCGGAGGCCGGCGCCGAGGTGGTGCGCGGCGACCTGGCGGACGAGGCGTCGCTGGCCGCCGCGATGACCGGCGCGACCGCGGTGTTCAGCGTGCACCCCGGCCCGCTCGCACCGGGCCAGGACGAGGTCCGCGACGGCAAGCTGGTGGTCGACACCGCGCGCGCCGCGGGCGTCCGGCACGTGGTCTACAGCTCGGCGCTGGCCGCCGACATCGTCCAGCCGGGGAAATGGGAGCTCGAGCAGTACCTGGCAGCGAGCGGCCTGCCGTACACGATCCTGCGGCCCTCGTCGTTCATGGAGAACTACCTGAACCCGCTGTTCGGCCTCCGGGACGGCGCACTGCGCACCGCGCTCGCACCGCACGTCCGGCAGCAGCTGATCGCACTCGACGACATCGCCGCCCTGGCCGTCGCCGGCTTCGACGGGCGGCTCGACGGCCGCACGCTGGCCCTGGCCGGGGACGCGCGCACCCCCGGCGAACTGGCCGCCGCGATCAGCGCGGCTCTCGGGGTCACCGTGCCGTACGAGCAGCTGCCCATCGAGGAACTGCGGAAGATCAACGCGCGCTTCGCGCGGGGATACGAATACCTCAACAACAATCCGGAACCCACCGTGGACATCGCCGCGCTGCGCGCCCTGCACCCCGGGCTGATGACCTTCGCGGACTGGCTGGACCGGGCCGGTGCCGCGCAGCTCAACGCAATCTTCGGCGCGGCGAAACAGAATGTGAGCCCGGCCCAGAAATAG
- a CDS encoding GAF domain-containing sensor histidine kinase translates to MEPTLAASALSAATEITTAALSGGDPAMVLDSVVHQAAELAGADLCVVMVRAEDGTVSVEAAHGTHSDDPRGVVLPAESAAGQVARGGVTVVADDMTTDPRTAPYVPAELRRFGPFAAAPFGAGGRVLGALAVYRERGGRPFDQATVEVLTAFAAQVGVVLALAEAANDRHRITLYQERERIARELHDVIVQRLYAAGMQLDRVRRRMRKRFAGTDASRLGEAIDQLDETIEEIRHTVRELRSPEPEAEQPPATDLAESARAEVRIAGELLGFPPTLELSGELADIPAERADHIRAALREALSNVVRHSGASETRVTLVRDRNEVRLRVRDNGAGVPQDVQTRGLRHLEERAKRAGGKFYLNSSPSLGTLVAFELPLDERAGRAPISPG, encoded by the coding sequence ATGGAACCGACCCTCGCCGCCAGCGCGCTGTCCGCGGCCACGGAAATCACCACCGCCGCCCTGTCCGGCGGCGACCCGGCCATGGTTCTGGACTCGGTGGTGCACCAGGCCGCCGAACTGGCCGGCGCCGACCTGTGCGTGGTGATGGTCCGCGCCGAGGACGGCACGGTGTCCGTCGAAGCCGCCCACGGCACGCACAGCGACGACCCGCGAGGTGTGGTGCTGCCCGCCGAGTCCGCGGCCGGGCAGGTCGCCCGCGGCGGTGTAACGGTCGTCGCGGACGACATGACCACTGATCCGCGCACGGCCCCGTACGTGCCGGCCGAGCTGCGCCGGTTCGGCCCGTTCGCGGCCGCGCCCTTCGGGGCAGGCGGCCGGGTGCTGGGCGCGCTCGCGGTGTACCGGGAACGGGGCGGACGGCCGTTCGACCAGGCCACCGTCGAGGTGCTCACCGCGTTCGCCGCGCAGGTCGGCGTGGTGCTGGCGCTGGCCGAGGCGGCGAACGACCGGCACCGGATCACGCTCTACCAGGAGCGCGAGCGCATCGCCCGCGAGCTGCACGACGTGATCGTGCAGCGGCTCTACGCGGCCGGCATGCAGCTGGACCGGGTGCGCCGCCGCATGCGGAAACGGTTCGCCGGAACGGACGCGAGCCGGCTCGGCGAGGCGATCGACCAGCTCGACGAGACGATCGAGGAGATCCGGCACACCGTGCGCGAGCTGCGCTCGCCGGAGCCCGAGGCGGAGCAACCGCCGGCCACCGACCTGGCGGAGTCGGCGCGGGCCGAGGTGCGGATCGCGGGGGAGCTGCTCGGCTTCCCGCCCACGCTGGAGCTGTCCGGCGAGCTGGCCGACATCCCGGCCGAGCGGGCCGATCACATCCGCGCGGCGCTGCGGGAAGCACTGTCCAATGTGGTGCGCCATTCCGGGGCGAGCGAGACCAGGGTGACGCTGGTGCGCGACCGGAACGAGGTCCGTCTGCGGGTTCGCGACAACGGTGCCGGGGTGCCGCAGGACGTGCAGACCCGCGGCCTGCGGCACCTGGAGGAACGGGCCAAACGCGCGGGCGGGAAGTTCTACCTCAACTCCTCGCCGAGCCTGGGCACGCTCGTCGCGTTCGAGCTGCCGCTGGACGAGCGCGCCGGCCGAGCGCCGATCAGCCCGGGTTGA
- a CDS encoding FAD-dependent oxidoreductase, with protein sequence MAEGLGHHNRAVVAGAGIAGLATALRLHRAGWQVLVVERAPARRSSGYLVNLLGQGYDAADRLGVLPALADRDLGVFTSILVRADGRPKFTIPAALAQAALGPRAMTVFRGDLESALYEAARDAVTIRFGTAVRSVAQDRDGVDVTLSDGTTERAELLVGADGVHSGVRELVFGPEAGFRVDLRHLVAAFPLDRVPQNVPDGAGATFIGPRRTAALINLGPGRSSAFFTYRVDDPSAELARGPVAALGSAFGDLGGGVPDALRRLAAAPETAYFDSVSQVVMDEWHRGRVVLLGDAAWCVSLFAGYGAALALAGADQLGTALGEHPGDVAAALAQWEAQLRPEIRTRQALARKGTSQYAPPSRAHVWARDLMIRAIQLPGIRGLVQRSVRRDHG encoded by the coding sequence GTGGCTGAGGGCTTGGGACATCACAACCGGGCAGTCGTGGCCGGTGCCGGCATCGCCGGATTGGCGACCGCGCTGCGACTGCACCGGGCTGGGTGGCAGGTGCTCGTCGTGGAGCGGGCCCCGGCGCGCCGCAGCAGCGGCTACCTGGTGAACCTGCTGGGACAGGGTTACGACGCCGCGGACCGGCTCGGCGTGCTGCCCGCGCTGGCGGACCGGGACCTCGGGGTGTTCACCTCGATCCTCGTCCGGGCCGACGGCCGGCCGAAGTTCACGATCCCGGCGGCGCTCGCGCAGGCCGCGCTGGGCCCCCGCGCGATGACCGTGTTCCGGGGCGACCTGGAGTCCGCGTTGTACGAGGCCGCGCGCGACGCCGTCACGATCCGCTTCGGCACCGCGGTGCGGTCGGTCGCCCAGGACCGGGACGGGGTGGACGTCACGCTGAGCGACGGCACCACGGAGCGTGCCGAACTCCTCGTCGGCGCGGACGGGGTGCACTCCGGTGTCCGCGAGCTCGTCTTCGGCCCCGAGGCGGGCTTCCGCGTCGATCTGCGGCACCTGGTCGCCGCGTTCCCCCTCGACCGGGTGCCGCAGAACGTGCCGGACGGTGCGGGAGCGACCTTCATCGGTCCACGCCGGACGGCCGCGCTGATCAACCTCGGACCGGGCCGGTCGTCGGCGTTCTTCACCTACCGAGTTGATGATCCCTCCGCCGAACTGGCCCGCGGACCGGTAGCCGCTCTCGGTTCCGCCTTCGGGGATCTGGGCGGCGGTGTGCCCGACGCGCTGCGCCGGCTGGCGGCCGCGCCGGAAACTGCCTACTTCGATTCCGTCAGCCAGGTGGTGATGGACGAGTGGCACCGCGGCCGGGTCGTGTTGCTCGGCGACGCGGCCTGGTGCGTCTCGCTGTTCGCGGGGTACGGCGCCGCCCTCGCGCTCGCCGGGGCGGACCAGCTCGGCACCGCACTGGGCGAACACCCCGGCGACGTCGCGGCGGCGCTGGCGCAGTGGGAGGCACAACTGCGTCCGGAGATCCGGACGCGGCAGGCGCTGGCCCGCAAGGGCACGAGCCAGTACGCGCCGCCCAGCAGGGCCCATGTGTGGGCGCGTGACCTGATGATCCGCGCCATCCAGCTTCCGGGGATCCGCGGTCTCGTGCAGCGCTCCGTCCGGCGCGACCACGGCTGA
- a CDS encoding TetR family transcriptional regulator, with amino-acid sequence MPRGVAIPELRQQLFAALERVIARDGAGRLSGRAVTGEAGVATGLLYAHFADVDDFLAAYAVDRAFLVSAGAASLPGRVGTGDVAGNLCEAVLSASPASVLALARLLVSRPELAERVQAVLGDNTAGFDAIENAAAAYLAGEQRAGRVTAAADPAALALALVGVLHRLVLTGDAEPGRIRRAFTGLISAFAPATAG; translated from the coding sequence GTGCCCAGAGGTGTCGCCATCCCGGAGCTCCGGCAGCAGCTGTTCGCCGCGCTTGAGCGGGTGATCGCCCGGGACGGGGCGGGCCGGCTCAGCGGCCGTGCGGTCACCGGCGAAGCCGGAGTCGCGACCGGACTGCTGTACGCGCACTTCGCCGATGTCGACGACTTCCTCGCCGCCTACGCGGTCGATCGCGCGTTCCTGGTCTCCGCCGGTGCCGCGAGCCTGCCGGGGCGGGTCGGCACGGGCGATGTCGCCGGCAACCTGTGTGAGGCCGTGCTCTCGGCGTCGCCCGCTTCAGTCCTGGCTCTGGCGCGGCTGCTCGTCTCGCGCCCGGAACTGGCCGAACGCGTCCAGGCCGTGCTCGGGGACAACACCGCCGGCTTCGACGCGATCGAAAACGCTGCCGCCGCCTACCTCGCCGGCGAACAGCGGGCGGGCCGGGTCACCGCGGCCGCCGATCCGGCGGCGCTGGCCCTCGCGCTGGTCGGCGTGCTCCACCGCCTGGTGCTCACCGGTGACGCCGAACCCGGGCGGATCAGGCGTGCGTTCACCGGACTGATCAGCGCCTTCGCGCCGGCGACAGCCGGCTGA
- the cydD gene encoding thiol reductant ABC exporter subunit CydD, which translates to MNFPGRSVLPAPVSTADTTRPGKGPLGALPLLSAAARRALALSGLLALGNAAALVAQAFLLAAVCAAVVAGQGIGTGALIALAGVVAARALIAWALRVVAARAAAGAKEELRARAVDHALRLGPEWIARRGPGELTALTTRGLDALDAYFTDYLPALVTAAVVPPAAGAAVLFADWPSAVIIALTVPLLPLFAILVGKYTADRSAAAADALQRMSGHLLELVRALPVLAAFRRAEAQAETVRRVSENHRRATLKTLKVAFSSAFVLELAATLSVALVAVVIGVRLVGGDLPLAIGLGVLILAPECYQPLRAVGAAFHASEDGVEAVRRVTDVLAVPAAPEGTAVPGRGEVRVEGLRVARRGGFAPDGETFTVRPGTVTRLDSPSGAGKSTTLAVLLGFVRPSAGTVLVDGRPLNEVDMSAFRRGIAWVPQNPAFTGGTVRAELELALGAPPDPVEVGALLRELNLTGLADAPVHELSTGQRQRVAVARAVLRVRHGAWLLLLDEPTAHQDATHAALVEAAIASTLPLGTAVLVAAHHRDSQAVAVPATAATPHVPAAGTTASQPLRGVVSRRFGAGAVAGALALLAGVALTATSGWLIAKASQQPPILTLTVAVVGVRAFGLGRAALRYLERLITHDAALRIAGRLRVRLWRGLVRLGPARALGLRSGEGQRRLVADVDAVRDLLPRVVTPPLIAVLVLAGAIAVQTILLPVAGFVLGVAVLIGGLAAPALALRLERRATATLASGRRTVSAQVLGLFEAAAELIAFGAHRRRRAELADADGRLAHQARRQAFGAGAADALITLVTGAAAVAGIGLAAGSGIDPVLAPVLALVPLALAEVLATLPPVAQHWDPLRAATARIAEVENARAQPPVPTGPIAIEHADIGWTTPVLRDVDLRIPDGAHVAVVGPSGAGKSTLLAALLGFLPAQRGCLTTAAAVAWAPQEPQLVSTTVAENLRLADPHADDDRLREALRLACLELPLDTVLDGAGSGLSGGQAQRLAVARALVAAPHADLVLLDEPTAHLDESTARRLRANLRTALAGRTVVHVTHRADEAAEADLVVEVQDGRVRPRIPALEGGYA; encoded by the coding sequence ATGAACTTTCCCGGACGTTCCGTCCTTCCCGCACCGGTGTCCACAGCGGACACCACGCGTCCGGGAAAGGGTCCGCTCGGCGCGCTGCCCCTGTTGTCCGCGGCCGCGCGCCGGGCGCTCGCCCTCTCCGGCCTGCTCGCGCTCGGCAACGCGGCGGCGCTGGTCGCGCAGGCCTTCCTGCTCGCCGCGGTGTGCGCCGCCGTGGTCGCCGGGCAGGGGATCGGGACCGGTGCGCTGATCGCCCTCGCCGGTGTGGTCGCCGCGCGGGCCCTGATCGCGTGGGCGCTGCGGGTGGTTGCCGCGCGCGCCGCGGCCGGGGCGAAGGAGGAGCTGCGGGCCAGGGCGGTGGACCACGCGCTGCGGCTCGGTCCGGAGTGGATCGCGCGGCGCGGGCCGGGTGAGCTGACCGCGCTGACCACCCGTGGCCTGGACGCGCTCGACGCCTACTTCACCGACTACCTGCCCGCGCTGGTCACCGCCGCGGTGGTGCCGCCGGCCGCGGGTGCGGCCGTGCTGTTCGCCGACTGGCCGTCGGCAGTGATCATCGCGCTGACCGTGCCGTTGCTGCCGCTGTTCGCGATCCTGGTCGGCAAGTACACCGCGGACCGGTCGGCGGCCGCCGCCGACGCGCTGCAGCGGATGTCCGGTCACCTGCTCGAACTCGTGCGCGCGCTGCCGGTGCTGGCCGCGTTCCGCCGCGCCGAGGCGCAGGCCGAGACGGTGCGGCGGGTGTCCGAGAACCACCGGCGGGCGACCCTGAAGACGCTCAAGGTGGCGTTCTCCTCGGCGTTCGTGCTGGAGCTGGCCGCCACCCTGTCGGTCGCGCTGGTCGCCGTGGTCATCGGGGTGCGGCTGGTCGGCGGGGACCTGCCGCTCGCGATCGGGCTCGGCGTGCTGATCCTCGCACCGGAGTGCTACCAGCCGCTGCGCGCGGTGGGCGCCGCCTTCCACGCCAGCGAGGACGGGGTGGAGGCGGTCCGCCGGGTGACCGACGTGCTGGCCGTGCCGGCCGCGCCCGAGGGGACCGCGGTCCCCGGCCGCGGCGAGGTGCGGGTCGAGGGCCTGCGGGTCGCGCGGCGCGGCGGGTTCGCGCCGGACGGCGAGACGTTCACGGTGCGGCCGGGCACCGTGACCCGGCTCGATTCGCCCAGTGGCGCCGGCAAGTCGACCACGCTGGCGGTGCTGCTGGGGTTCGTGCGGCCGTCCGCGGGCACGGTGCTGGTCGACGGCCGACCCTTGAATGAAGTCGACATGTCGGCTTTTCGTCGGGGTATCGCGTGGGTACCGCAGAACCCGGCCTTCACCGGCGGCACCGTGCGGGCCGAGCTGGAGCTGGCCCTCGGCGCACCGCCGGACCCGGTCGAGGTCGGCGCGCTGCTCCGGGAGCTCAACCTGACCGGGCTGGCCGACGCGCCGGTCCACGAGCTGTCCACCGGTCAACGGCAACGGGTCGCGGTCGCGCGGGCGGTGCTGCGGGTCCGGCACGGTGCCTGGCTCCTGCTGCTCGACGAGCCCACCGCACACCAGGACGCCACGCACGCCGCCCTGGTCGAGGCGGCCATCGCGTCCACACTGCCGCTGGGCACCGCGGTGCTCGTCGCCGCGCACCACCGGGATAGCCAGGCGGTGGCCGTCCCAGCGACGGCGGCCACGCCGCACGTCCCGGCCGCCGGCACCACGGCTTCGCAGCCGCTCCGGGGCGTGGTGAGCCGCCGGTTCGGCGCCGGTGCCGTGGCCGGGGCGCTGGCGTTGCTCGCCGGGGTGGCGCTGACCGCGACGTCCGGCTGGCTCATCGCCAAGGCCTCACAGCAGCCGCCGATCCTGACGCTGACCGTCGCCGTCGTCGGGGTGCGTGCCTTCGGGCTGGGGCGCGCGGCCCTGCGGTACCTGGAGCGGCTGATCACGCACGACGCCGCGTTGCGGATCGCCGGCCGCTTGCGGGTCCGGCTGTGGCGCGGCCTGGTCCGGCTCGGACCCGCCCGCGCGCTCGGCCTGCGGTCCGGCGAGGGGCAGCGGCGGCTCGTCGCCGACGTCGACGCCGTCCGCGACCTGCTGCCCCGCGTGGTCACCCCGCCGCTGATCGCCGTGCTCGTGCTGGCCGGGGCGATCGCCGTGCAGACGATCCTGCTGCCGGTGGCCGGGTTCGTGCTCGGCGTCGCGGTGCTGATCGGCGGCCTCGCCGCACCGGCGCTCGCCCTGCGGCTGGAGCGCCGGGCGACCGCAACCCTCGCGAGCGGCCGCCGGACGGTGAGCGCCCAGGTCCTCGGGCTGTTCGAGGCCGCCGCCGAGCTGATCGCGTTCGGCGCCCACCGGCGCCGCCGCGCCGAACTCGCAGACGCCGACGGGCGGCTGGCGCACCAGGCCCGGCGGCAGGCGTTCGGCGCCGGTGCGGCCGACGCGCTGATCACGCTGGTCACCGGGGCCGCCGCGGTCGCCGGGATCGGTCTCGCCGCCGGGTCCGGCATCGACCCGGTGCTCGCGCCCGTCCTGGCGCTGGTGCCGCTGGCGCTCGCCGAGGTGCTCGCCACGCTGCCACCGGTCGCCCAGCACTGGGATCCGTTGCGCGCCGCCACGGCCCGCATCGCCGAGGTCGAGAACGCGCGGGCGCAGCCGCCGGTGCCGACCGGCCCGATCGCCATCGAGCACGCTGACATCGGCTGGACCACCCCGGTCCTGCGAGACGTCGACCTGCGGATCCCGGACGGCGCGCACGTCGCCGTGGTGGGGCCGTCCGGAGCCGGCAAGTCGACCCTGCTGGCCGCCCTGCTGGGTTTCCTGCCCGCCCAGCGCGGGTGCCTGACCACGGCCGCGGCAGTGGCCTGGGCACCCCAGGAACCGCAGCTCGTCTCGACCACGGTCGCGGAGAACCTGCGCCTGGCCGACCCGCACGCCGACGACGACCGGCTACGGGAAGCCCTGCGGCTGGCCTGCCTGGAGCTGCCGCTGGACACGGTCCTCGATGGCGCCGGGAGCGGCTTGTCCGGCGGGCAGGCACAACGGCTCGCGGTCGCGCGGGCGCTCGTCGCGGCACCGCACGCGGATCTCGTCCTGCTCGACGAGCCGACCGCGCACCTCGACGAGTCCACCGCCCGGCGGCTGCGCGCGAACCTGCGCACCGCACTGGCCGGCCGGACCGTCGTCCACGTCACCCACCGCGCGGACGAGGCGGCCGAGGCCGACCTCGTCGTGGAGGTGCAGGACGGGCGGGTCCGCCCGCGAATCCCGGCGTTGGAAGGCGGCTACGCTTGA